The Sphingomonas sanxanigenens DSM 19645 = NX02 genome includes a region encoding these proteins:
- a CDS encoding SDR family NAD(P)-dependent oxidoreductase, whose product MPDIGPGFAAAQFRLDGKRALITGGRGALAEAMAATLADLGCAVALASRTEADCAELAASVSRRFRVPTVGLSCNIADEASVEVAVARTIERIGGLDILINNAGASWWGLPQDIPLKGWQKVMDVNVTGTFLACRHAARHMIAQGGGAIVNIASVGAFLSYQPEAGQVVPYTTSKAAIVHLTSDLAAQWAGHNIRVNAIAPGSIETGMTETLDPAIRERTRLGILMRRFGKPQEIGGTLALLASDAGSFITGQTFLVDGGQSLA is encoded by the coding sequence ATGCCTGATATTGGCCCTGGCTTCGCCGCCGCGCAGTTCAGGCTCGATGGCAAGCGGGCACTGATCACGGGCGGGCGCGGCGCATTGGCCGAAGCCATGGCAGCCACGCTCGCTGATCTCGGCTGCGCGGTCGCGCTTGCGTCCCGCACCGAGGCGGACTGCGCCGAACTTGCAGCCAGTGTCTCGCGGCGGTTCCGCGTCCCGACCGTCGGGCTGAGTTGCAACATTGCCGACGAGGCCTCGGTTGAGGTGGCGGTAGCGCGGACCATTGAACGGATCGGCGGGCTCGACATCCTGATCAACAATGCGGGTGCCTCCTGGTGGGGGTTGCCCCAGGACATCCCGTTGAAGGGATGGCAGAAAGTGATGGATGTGAACGTGACGGGCACGTTCCTCGCCTGCCGGCATGCCGCGCGCCACATGATAGCGCAAGGCGGGGGCGCCATCGTCAACATCGCCTCTGTTGGCGCCTTCCTGTCCTATCAGCCCGAGGCGGGGCAGGTGGTGCCCTATACGACGAGCAAGGCCGCGATCGTTCATTTGACCAGCGACCTCGCCGCTCAATGGGCTGGTCACAACATTCGCGTAAATGCCATCGCTCCGGGCTCGATCGAGACCGGCATGACCGAGACGCTCGACCCCGCGATCCGGGAGAGGACGCGACTCGGCATCCTGATGCGTCGCTTCGGCAAACCCCAGGAGATTGGGGGTACGCTGGCGTTGCTGGCCTCTGACGCCGGCAGCTTCATCACCGGCCAGACGTTTCTCGTTGATGGAGGGCAGTCCCTTGCCTGA
- a CDS encoding EthD family reductase — MAVSMVVLASRPQDWTHEQFTTWWRGPHADAARILPGLIAYRHGAVTKDYDSPEVPGWDGHAVLTFTDRAALDTAFASSEWKAATAQTRGMGGRRIILITDEVDLLAGTHDA; from the coding sequence GCCGCCCGCAGGACTGGACGCACGAGCAGTTCACCACCTGGTGGCGGGGGCCCCACGCCGACGCCGCCAGGATCCTGCCCGGCCTCATCGCCTATCGGCACGGCGCGGTGACGAAAGACTATGACAGTCCCGAGGTGCCGGGCTGGGACGGTCATGCAGTACTGACCTTTACCGATCGTGCTGCGCTCGACACCGCGTTCGCTTCCTCCGAGTGGAAGGCGGCGACGGCGCAAACGAGGGGGATGGGCGGCCGGCGCATCATCCTGATCACCGACGAGGTCGACTTGCTGGCAGGGACGCACGATGCCTGA